One window of the Oncorhynchus clarkii lewisi isolate Uvic-CL-2024 chromosome 19, UVic_Ocla_1.0, whole genome shotgun sequence genome contains the following:
- the LOC139375286 gene encoding sodium-dependent lysophosphatidylcholine symporter 1-B-like isoform X2: MCSKLCYAIGGAPYQITGSALGFFLQIYLLDVAQLDPLYASIILFVGRAWDAVTDPTVGFLVSRSRWTRCGRMMPWILISTPFAVLTYFLIWYVPPVEQGKVLWYLVFYCLFQSLQTCFHVPYSALTMFISMDQKERDSATAYRMTVEVLGTVVGTAIQGQIVGGAIAPCLPGDLDVLDNGNSTLLGSDFNITHISLDETKQAYLIASAVICTMYVLCAAVLFLGVREQEECGRLKTEPMSFFEGVRMVMGYGPYVKLVMGFLFTSLAFMLLEGNFALFITYTLGFRNDFQNILLVIMLSGTLSIPFWQWFLIRFGKKTAVYIGITWAVPFMILIVCIESSLIVAYVVSVAAGVSVAAAFLLPWSMLPDVVDDFKVKNPDSSGHEAIFYSFYVFFTKFASGISLGISTLSLDFAGYVTRGCSQPDAVNLTLKVLVSPAPVVLIFLGLFIFKTYPIDEERRQGNRKLLQEMRASDQDSETESTELGSVV; encoded by the exons ATGTGCAGTAAGTTGTGCTATGCAATCGGAGGGGCTCCCTACCAGATCACAGGCAGCGCGCTGGGCTTCTTTCTCCAGATCTACCTGCTGGATGTGGCCCAG CTGGACCCATTATATGCCTCTATCATCTTGTTTGTGGGCCGGGCCTGGGATGCAGTGACGGACCCAACGGTGGGCTTCCTGGTTAGTCGGAGCAGATGGACCAGGTGTGGCCGGATGATGCCCTG GATCCTCATCTCCACTCCGTTTGCAGTGCTCACCTACTTCCTGATCTGGTATGTCCCTCCGGTGGAGCAGGGGAAGGTCCTGTGGTACCTGGTCTTCTACTGCCTCTTCCAGTCTCTGCAGACG TGCTTCCATGTGCCGTACTCAGCGCTCACCATGTTCATCAGCATGGACCAGAAAGAGAGGGACTCTGCCACTGCCTACC GTATGACAGTGGAGGTGCTGGGAACAGTGGTTGGCACAGCAATCCAGGGGCAGATTGTGGGCGGGGCGATCGCCCCCTGTCTCCCAGGTGACCTGGATGTCCTTGACAACGGTAACTCCACACTGCTGGGGTCAGACTTCAACATCACCCACATCTCCCTAGATGAAACG AAACAAGCCTACCTCATCGCCTCAGCAGTCATCTGTACCATGTACGTTCTCTGTGCTGCAGTCCTGTTCCTGGGAGTCAGAGAGCAGGAAG AGTGTGGGCGTCTGAAGACAGAACCCATGTCGTTCTTTGAGGGCGTGAGGATGGTGATGGGATATGGGCCGTATGTCAAACTGGTCATGGGATTCCTCTTCACCTCGCTGGCTTTCATG CTCCTGGAGGGGAACTTTGCCCTGTTCATCACCTACACCCTGGGCTTTAGAAATGACTTCCAGAACATTCTGCTGGTCATTATG CTCTCTGGGACTTTGTCCATTCCATTCTGGCAGTGGTTCCTGATCCGATTCGGGAAGAAGACTGCCGTCTACATTGGCATCACG tgggcAGTGCCCTTCATGATCCTGATCGTCTGCATAGAAAGCAGTCTCATTGTGGCCTATGTGGTCTCTGTGGCTGCAGGAGTCAGTGTGGCTGCAGCTTTCCTCCTACCTTG GTCAATGCTTCCAGATGTGGTGGATGATTTCAAAGTGAAGAATCCAGACTCTAGTGGCCACGAGGCCATTTTCTACTCCTTCTATGTCTTCTTCACCAAGTTTGCCTCAGGAATATCCCTCGGCATCTCTACTCTCAGTCTAGA CTTTGCCGGCTATGTGACCAGAGGCTGCTCGCAACCCGACGCAGTGAATTTAACGCTGAAGGTGCTGGTCTCTCCTGCTCCTGTTGTTCTGATATTCCTGGGGCTGTTTATATTCAAGACCTACCCCATCGACGAGGAGAGGAGGCAAGGCAACCGGAAACTACTGCAGGAGATGCG GGCGAGCGATCAGGATTCCGAGACAGAGTCCACAGAGCTTGGGAGCGTTGTATAG
- the LOC139375286 gene encoding sodium-dependent lysophosphatidylcholine symporter 1-B-like isoform X1 produces the protein MAKGEGAEQYAAASLLPTKPISQDGIKIGKRRDNNGRLSMCSKLCYAIGGAPYQITGSALGFFLQIYLLDVAQLDPLYASIILFVGRAWDAVTDPTVGFLVSRSRWTRCGRMMPWILISTPFAVLTYFLIWYVPPVEQGKVLWYLVFYCLFQSLQTCFHVPYSALTMFISMDQKERDSATAYRMTVEVLGTVVGTAIQGQIVGGAIAPCLPGDLDVLDNGNSTLLGSDFNITHISLDETKQAYLIASAVICTMYVLCAAVLFLGVREQEECGRLKTEPMSFFEGVRMVMGYGPYVKLVMGFLFTSLAFMLLEGNFALFITYTLGFRNDFQNILLVIMLSGTLSIPFWQWFLIRFGKKTAVYIGITWAVPFMILIVCIESSLIVAYVVSVAAGVSVAAAFLLPWSMLPDVVDDFKVKNPDSSGHEAIFYSFYVFFTKFASGISLGISTLSLDFAGYVTRGCSQPDAVNLTLKVLVSPAPVVLIFLGLFIFKTYPIDEERRQGNRKLLQEMRASDQDSETESTELGSVV, from the exons ATGGCAAAAGGAGAGGGCGCGGAGCAATATGCCGCGGCAAGTCTATTACCAACAAAACCAATAAGTCAAGATGGAATCAAAATTGGCAAG CGGAGGGACAACAATGGCCGTCTGTCAATGTGCAGTAAGTTGTGCTATGCAATCGGAGGGGCTCCCTACCAGATCACAGGCAGCGCGCTGGGCTTCTTTCTCCAGATCTACCTGCTGGATGTGGCCCAG CTGGACCCATTATATGCCTCTATCATCTTGTTTGTGGGCCGGGCCTGGGATGCAGTGACGGACCCAACGGTGGGCTTCCTGGTTAGTCGGAGCAGATGGACCAGGTGTGGCCGGATGATGCCCTG GATCCTCATCTCCACTCCGTTTGCAGTGCTCACCTACTTCCTGATCTGGTATGTCCCTCCGGTGGAGCAGGGGAAGGTCCTGTGGTACCTGGTCTTCTACTGCCTCTTCCAGTCTCTGCAGACG TGCTTCCATGTGCCGTACTCAGCGCTCACCATGTTCATCAGCATGGACCAGAAAGAGAGGGACTCTGCCACTGCCTACC GTATGACAGTGGAGGTGCTGGGAACAGTGGTTGGCACAGCAATCCAGGGGCAGATTGTGGGCGGGGCGATCGCCCCCTGTCTCCCAGGTGACCTGGATGTCCTTGACAACGGTAACTCCACACTGCTGGGGTCAGACTTCAACATCACCCACATCTCCCTAGATGAAACG AAACAAGCCTACCTCATCGCCTCAGCAGTCATCTGTACCATGTACGTTCTCTGTGCTGCAGTCCTGTTCCTGGGAGTCAGAGAGCAGGAAG AGTGTGGGCGTCTGAAGACAGAACCCATGTCGTTCTTTGAGGGCGTGAGGATGGTGATGGGATATGGGCCGTATGTCAAACTGGTCATGGGATTCCTCTTCACCTCGCTGGCTTTCATG CTCCTGGAGGGGAACTTTGCCCTGTTCATCACCTACACCCTGGGCTTTAGAAATGACTTCCAGAACATTCTGCTGGTCATTATG CTCTCTGGGACTTTGTCCATTCCATTCTGGCAGTGGTTCCTGATCCGATTCGGGAAGAAGACTGCCGTCTACATTGGCATCACG tgggcAGTGCCCTTCATGATCCTGATCGTCTGCATAGAAAGCAGTCTCATTGTGGCCTATGTGGTCTCTGTGGCTGCAGGAGTCAGTGTGGCTGCAGCTTTCCTCCTACCTTG GTCAATGCTTCCAGATGTGGTGGATGATTTCAAAGTGAAGAATCCAGACTCTAGTGGCCACGAGGCCATTTTCTACTCCTTCTATGTCTTCTTCACCAAGTTTGCCTCAGGAATATCCCTCGGCATCTCTACTCTCAGTCTAGA CTTTGCCGGCTATGTGACCAGAGGCTGCTCGCAACCCGACGCAGTGAATTTAACGCTGAAGGTGCTGGTCTCTCCTGCTCCTGTTGTTCTGATATTCCTGGGGCTGTTTATATTCAAGACCTACCCCATCGACGAGGAGAGGAGGCAAGGCAACCGGAAACTACTGCAGGAGATGCG GGCGAGCGATCAGGATTCCGAGACAGAGTCCACAGAGCTTGGGAGCGTTGTATAG